A DNA window from Barnesiella intestinihominis YIT 11860 contains the following coding sequences:
- a CDS encoding glycosyltransferase family 4 protein codes for MTESKRRGDDFIIIKDNKDQQLARFIDKLRHRIVIWGHNFYFGDYADWVAKSPSVIANVFVGRQQYDRYIDHPICDKSLFIYNMVPDVVGEKKRDNDGKTVVYLGALIPEKGFLVLAKMWKYILKKVPMARLQVIGGGNLYSRNCSLGRMGIADKLFEEEFFPYLSEEGELLPSVTFQGILGGEKYEVFLSSSVGVVNPSARTETFGMGAIEMNCAGLPVVTLGKNGYPDTIENGVTGYLCHSYKGIADKIVFLLTHDEVNERLGIQAKEQVSRFSPKNIMPLWFNLFEQIAQNKLIITYRRPDSHFFNNIKFVRILLRFLRKNCRLSFLPSLIKIETVIYTYLNKIMKK; via the coding sequence TTGACCGAATCAAAAAGACGAGGTGATGATTTTATTATCATTAAGGATAATAAGGATCAACAATTGGCTCGATTTATCGATAAACTACGGCATCGCATTGTTATTTGGGGGCATAATTTTTATTTTGGGGATTATGCCGATTGGGTTGCTAAGAGCCCGTCTGTTATTGCAAATGTTTTTGTAGGTAGGCAGCAGTATGATAGATATATAGATCACCCCATTTGTGATAAATCTTTGTTTATATATAATATGGTTCCCGATGTGGTAGGGGAAAAAAAGCGGGATAATGACGGTAAAACGGTTGTTTATTTGGGAGCATTGATTCCAGAAAAGGGATTTTTGGTATTAGCCAAAATGTGGAAGTACATTTTGAAAAAGGTTCCAATGGCACGATTACAGGTGATAGGAGGTGGAAATCTTTATTCTAGAAATTGCTCTTTGGGAAGAATGGGAATAGCGGATAAATTGTTTGAAGAAGAGTTTTTCCCGTATTTGTCGGAAGAAGGAGAACTATTGCCATCTGTCACGTTTCAAGGAATCTTAGGGGGTGAAAAATACGAAGTTTTTTTGTCGTCGTCAGTTGGAGTAGTTAATCCGTCGGCTCGCACAGAGACCTTTGGAATGGGTGCAATTGAGATGAATTGTGCGGGGTTACCGGTTGTTACATTGGGAAAAAATGGTTATCCCGATACAATAGAAAATGGAGTTACGGGATACTTATGCCATTCATACAAGGGAATTGCAGATAAAATTGTGTTCTTATTGACTCACGATGAGGTTAATGAACGATTGGGAATTCAAGCAAAAGAGCAGGTGAGCCGATTTTCTCCAAAAAATATTATGCCTTTGTGGTTTAATTTGTTTGAACAAATAGCGCAGAATAAATTAATAATAACATATCGACGTCCTGACAGTCATTTTTTCAATAATATTAAATTCGTGAGAATCCTATTGCGGTTTTTGCGTAAAAACTGTCGTTTGTCATTTCTCCCCTCGTTGATAAAAATAGAAACAGTGATATATACCTATTTAAACAAAATAATGAAAAAATGA
- a CDS encoding glycosyltransferase family 4 protein translates to MTDMNILFVASVVHEKLLIEILKTQPRYYGIQGQYFMRLMLLGLKANGVKVNVLSNNLAYRYWHSKRGERHCVLEEGIGYNYFFRKQRGGYLHLLLRIIRFIKLWKNKLGKDNSAILCDGLNFTLLLSCFLCKIFFNIRVTVFVTDMPRYLSMGFFSQIKSSLQEYIIRQMDAFVTLTNYMDADLNPNHKPSVVIEGMVDVRAKCESNKGRRREKVCMYSGSIHKVYGIKKLLDSFLAMNNTDYILEIYGDGDYRAELVELAAKHDRIIYKGLVSRDVIVARQKQVALLINPRPSSYEYTQYSFPSKIMEYMLSGTPVLTTKLPGIPAEYDKYLYYFEDESIEAMANKMSEVLSMDYTECLRKASEAQSYVMNEKNNFLQMKKLLSIL, encoded by the coding sequence ATGACAGATATGAATATATTATTTGTTGCATCTGTGGTTCATGAAAAATTATTGATTGAAATATTGAAAACACAGCCTCGATATTATGGAATACAAGGCCAGTATTTCATGCGGTTGATGTTATTGGGCTTAAAGGCTAATGGTGTAAAAGTAAATGTGTTATCTAACAATTTGGCATATCGTTATTGGCATTCAAAAAGAGGGGAACGACATTGTGTCTTGGAGGAGGGAATAGGATATAACTATTTTTTTAGAAAGCAAAGGGGAGGGTATTTACATTTATTGTTAAGGATTATACGGTTTATAAAATTATGGAAAAATAAATTAGGGAAAGATAATTCGGCTATTCTATGTGATGGGCTTAATTTTACTTTATTGCTTTCTTGTTTTTTATGTAAAATATTTTTTAATATCAGGGTTACGGTTTTTGTAACAGATATGCCTCGTTATTTGTCGATGGGATTTTTTTCTCAAATAAAATCTAGTTTGCAAGAATATATTATACGTCAAATGGATGCATTTGTGACATTGACTAATTACATGGATGCTGATTTGAATCCTAATCATAAACCAAGTGTTGTGATAGAGGGTATGGTTGATGTGAGAGCAAAGTGTGAATCCAATAAGGGGAGGAGAAGGGAAAAGGTCTGTATGTATAGTGGCTCTATTCATAAAGTTTATGGGATTAAAAAATTGTTGGATAGTTTCTTGGCAATGAATAATACCGATTATATATTGGAGATATATGGAGATGGCGATTATAGAGCAGAATTGGTCGAATTAGCAGCAAAACATGATCGTATAATTTATAAAGGATTAGTCTCTCGTGACGTAATTGTGGCTCGTCAGAAACAGGTTGCATTATTGATTAATCCACGACCGAGTTCGTATGAATATACTCAATATTCTTTTCCTTCGAAAATAATGGAATATATGTTGTCAGGAACTCCGGTATTGACGACGAAACTTCCCGGAATTCCAGCTGAATATGATAAATATTTGTATTATTTCGAAGACGAATCAATTGAGGCTATGGCCAATAAAATGTCCGAAGTACTTTCAATGGATTATACCGAATGTTTAAGGAAAGCAAGTGAGGCTCAGAGTTATGTCATGAATGAAAAGAATAATTTTCTTCAGATGAAAAAACTATTATCTATTTTATGA
- a CDS encoding polysaccharide biosynthesis protein: MSIFKDKILLITGGTGSFGNAVLKRFLDSDVGEIRIFSRDEKKQDDMRHRLQNPKVKFYIGDVRDKRSVDSAMSGVDYVFSAAALKQVPSCEFFPMQAVRTNVFGTENVLDSAVEHGVKNVVVLSTDKAAYPINAMGISKAMMEKVAIAKGRQLGDSATTTICCTRYGNVMASRGSVIPLWIEQMKNNAVITITDPNMTRFMMTLDDAVDLVVYAFEHGRNGDLFVQKAPAATLVTLATALKELYGKDTPVKIIGTRHGEKLYETLVTREEMARAEDMDNYYRIPCDSRDLNYDKFFVEGSEVVSQIEDYHSHNTHRLDVEEMKQLLLKLDIVREDLNLN; the protein is encoded by the coding sequence ATGTCTATTTTTAAAGATAAGATATTGCTTATTACCGGAGGAACAGGATCCTTTGGCAATGCTGTGTTAAAGCGGTTTTTGGATAGCGATGTCGGTGAAATACGCATATTTAGCCGTGATGAGAAAAAACAAGATGATATGCGGCATCGATTACAGAACCCGAAGGTTAAGTTTTATATCGGTGACGTGCGGGATAAACGTAGTGTAGATAGCGCTATGAGTGGGGTCGATTATGTGTTTTCGGCAGCTGCCTTGAAACAGGTCCCTTCATGTGAATTTTTCCCTATGCAGGCTGTGCGTACGAATGTATTTGGCACGGAGAACGTATTGGATTCGGCCGTGGAGCATGGTGTGAAAAATGTTGTCGTATTGTCTACCGATAAAGCGGCCTATCCCATCAATGCTATGGGAATAAGTAAAGCCATGATGGAAAAAGTGGCGATTGCCAAAGGACGTCAGTTGGGTGATTCTGCGACAACGACAATTTGTTGTACTCGTTATGGAAATGTGATGGCGAGTCGGGGGTCTGTGATTCCGCTATGGATCGAGCAGATGAAAAACAATGCGGTAATAACGATCACGGATCCCAACATGACACGGTTTATGATGACGCTCGATGATGCTGTCGACTTGGTAGTTTATGCGTTTGAGCATGGCCGTAATGGCGATTTATTCGTACAGAAGGCTCCGGCGGCTACGCTGGTTACTTTGGCGACTGCGTTGAAAGAATTGTATGGCAAAGATACTCCCGTGAAAATTATCGGTACACGGCATGGGGAGAAGCTCTATGAAACTTTGGTTACTCGCGAGGAGATGGCGAGGGCAGAGGATATGGATAATTATTATCGTATTCCATGCGATAGTCGAGATTTGAATTACGATAAATTTTTTGTCGAAGGTAGCGAGGTAGTCTCTCAAATAGAAGACTATCATTCGCACAATACTCACAGACTCGATGTAGAAGAAATGAAACAATTATTGTTGAAGCTCGATATCGTACGGGAAGATTTGAATCTCAATTAG